One window of Salegentibacter sp. Hel_I_6 genomic DNA carries:
- a CDS encoding exonuclease SbcCD subunit D C-terminal domain-containing protein codes for MKILHTADWHIGKKLHKHSLHPDFDLFIDWLCDCIAENKVKVLLVSGDVFDLANPSSEARQQYFKTLMKLKRLNCKIILTGGNHDSPTMLNAPQEVLRELDIHIIGGLPNELSECIIPVENEQNQTEVVIAALPYLRDADLRTASHGNSYQDRLEALRKGIQQTFLDAAEICKTQYPGVPAIAMGHLFAAGAETSESERDIQIGNQAAFNALQFGDYFNYIALGHIHKPQRVNATTPTFYSGSPIALSFSERSNKNRILFLNSENGWEPQSIEIPVFRRLLKFTGTLEKLQQKLLDLQPRNGLASLIEIELQEENFHSNKIYELDQLVDNFKVEGYEIVKHRATFENKISGSGELYEQKQQLEDLQPLDVFQKLVDKQEEDEETRKELMSAFNEILEEVHQLKRG; via the coding sequence ATGAAAATTCTGCATACCGCCGACTGGCATATTGGTAAAAAATTACACAAACATAGCCTGCACCCAGATTTTGATCTTTTTATAGATTGGTTGTGCGATTGTATTGCGGAAAATAAAGTAAAAGTTTTACTGGTATCGGGAGATGTTTTTGATCTTGCCAATCCTTCTTCTGAAGCAAGACAGCAATATTTTAAGACTTTAATGAAGCTAAAGCGCCTGAATTGCAAAATAATTCTCACCGGTGGCAATCACGATTCTCCCACAATGCTAAATGCACCACAGGAAGTTTTGCGTGAACTGGATATTCATATTATCGGCGGCTTGCCTAATGAACTTTCAGAATGTATTATTCCTGTAGAAAATGAACAAAATCAAACCGAAGTTGTGATCGCTGCCCTACCCTATTTACGGGATGCTGATCTTAGAACTGCGAGCCATGGAAATTCTTATCAAGACCGTTTAGAAGCTTTAAGAAAGGGAATTCAGCAAACGTTTTTAGATGCCGCTGAAATTTGTAAAACTCAATATCCTGGCGTTCCCGCTATAGCTATGGGACACCTTTTTGCTGCTGGTGCCGAAACTTCAGAAAGTGAACGCGATATCCAAATTGGGAACCAGGCGGCCTTTAATGCGCTTCAGTTTGGTGATTATTTTAATTACATCGCGCTGGGACATATTCATAAACCGCAAAGGGTAAATGCTACTACACCCACTTTTTACAGCGGATCACCCATTGCACTATCCTTTAGTGAGCGAAGTAATAAAAACCGTATTCTATTTTTGAATTCCGAAAACGGCTGGGAACCGCAAAGTATAGAAATTCCTGTATTTAGAAGATTACTGAAATTTACCGGAACTCTGGAAAAACTTCAGCAGAAATTATTGGACCTGCAACCACGCAATGGACTCGCTTCTTTAATCGAAATTGAATTACAGGAAGAGAATTTCCATTCTAATAAGATTTATGAATTGGATCAACTAGTCGATAATTTTAAAGTGGAAGGTTACGAAATCGTTAAACACCGCGCCACTTTTGAAAATAAAATAAGCGGTAGTGGCGAACTTTATGAGCAAAAACAGCAATTGGAAGATCTTCAGCCTTTAGATGTTTTTCAAAAATTAGTAGATAAGCAGGAAGAAGACGAAGAAACCCGAAAAGAATTAATGAGCGCTTTTAATGAAATTTTGGAAGAAGTACATCAATTAAAAAGAGGCTAA
- a CDS encoding hemolysin III family protein, with product MPINQYEPFEEKLNVISHAFGLVLSILGLVLLVLRASELGETVHLVSFSIFGASMILLYAASTFYHSATNKNLRYKLNILDHASIYVLIAGSYTPFALVTLEGWIGWTIFGVVWGCAITGIILKLFYIGKYQTLSTIMYVVMGWIIVFAIKPLYNNLSSEGLWWLFAGGVSYTIGAVLFSFDKVKFNHAIFHIFVLFGTFCHYLSIYYYVLPG from the coding sequence ATGCCAATCAACCAATACGAGCCTTTTGAAGAAAAATTAAACGTGATTTCTCACGCTTTTGGTTTAGTGTTAAGTATTCTTGGTTTGGTTTTACTTGTTTTAAGAGCAAGTGAGTTAGGCGAAACCGTTCATCTTGTGAGCTTCAGTATTTTTGGCGCAAGTATGATCTTGTTATATGCGGCTTCAACTTTTTACCATAGCGCGACCAATAAAAATTTACGATATAAACTAAATATTTTAGACCACGCATCTATTTATGTGCTTATTGCGGGAAGCTACACGCCCTTTGCGCTTGTAACCCTGGAGGGCTGGATAGGATGGACTATTTTTGGCGTTGTTTGGGGCTGTGCGATCACAGGCATTATCCTTAAACTTTTCTATATTGGAAAATATCAAACCCTATCTACCATAATGTATGTAGTAATGGGGTGGATCATAGTTTTCGCGATTAAACCTTTATACAATAACTTAAGTTCTGAAGGTTTGTGGTGGCTTTTTGCAGGTGGAGTTTCTTACACTATTGGTGCTGTTCTATTCAGTTTTGATAAGGTAAAATTTAATCACGCTATCTTTCACATATTTGTGCTTTTTGGTACATTTTGTCATTATTTGTCCATTTATTATTATGTTTTGCCGGGATAG
- a CDS encoding Crp/Fnr family transcriptional regulator: MLKELEEAYGFIFEDELIEEINNVGKLQLVEAGEKIIEIGDYVKMMPLLIEGAIKIMREDKDGDELLLYFLERGDTCAMTLSCCLGQTKSEIRAIAERDTKLIMIPIEKMEEWTSKYKSWRDFVFESYHARLSEMLDTIDTIAFMKMDQRLMKYLQDKAKINQSEIINNTHQQIAYDLHTSRVVISRLLKKLEIDGKIKLQRNSIEVIDL, from the coding sequence ATGCTAAAGGAATTAGAGGAAGCTTACGGATTTATCTTTGAAGACGAACTTATTGAAGAAATTAATAATGTTGGTAAACTTCAGCTTGTTGAAGCCGGTGAAAAGATTATTGAAATTGGCGATTATGTGAAAATGATGCCTTTATTGATTGAAGGAGCTATTAAAATTATGAGGGAGGATAAAGACGGGGACGAACTTTTACTTTACTTTCTTGAGCGCGGCGATACCTGCGCAATGACGCTTTCCTGTTGTCTTGGTCAAACCAAAAGTGAAATTAGAGCCATAGCCGAAAGGGATACAAAATTGATTATGATCCCCATTGAAAAAATGGAAGAATGGACTTCAAAGTATAAATCCTGGCGTGATTTTGTTTTTGAAAGTTACCATGCTCGTTTATCTGAAATGTTAGATACTATAGACACTATAGCATTTATGAAGATGGATCAACGTTTAATGAAATACCTTCAGGATAAAGCCAAGATTAATCAGAGCGAAATTATAAATAATACTCATCAACAAATCGCTTACGATTTGCATACCTCCCGGGTAGTAATTTCCAGATTACTGAAAAAACTTGAAATAGATGGAAAGATTAAACTCCAACGAAATAGCATAGAAGTAATAGATCTTTAA
- a CDS encoding sulfite exporter TauE/SafE family protein: MEILEILGYFGALIIGIVLGLIGGGGSILTVPVLVYLLAINPVTATAYSLFVVGASSLVGAFKNMQKKLVDFRTAIVFSIPAFIAVYATRKYMVPAIPDSLFYIGNFEITKNIGIMLFFAIIMILASVSMIRENGKKKLEAEEIKYNYPLIVIEGVVVGVLTGIVGAGGGFLIIPALVLLAKLPMKKAVATSLLIIAVKSLIGFIGDVQNMNINWIFLAIFTALSMLGMFVGIYLNKFIDGKKLKKGFGWFVLIMGIYIFWAEIS, encoded by the coding sequence ATGGAAATACTAGAAATACTGGGTTATTTTGGGGCATTAATTATAGGTATAGTGTTAGGCCTAATTGGGGGCGGAGGTTCAATCCTCACGGTTCCCGTATTGGTATATTTACTGGCAATTAACCCCGTAACGGCTACCGCATACTCTCTTTTTGTAGTTGGCGCTTCTTCACTTGTGGGAGCTTTTAAGAATATGCAAAAGAAGCTGGTAGATTTTAGAACCGCTATTGTCTTTTCTATACCGGCATTTATTGCAGTTTATGCTACGCGTAAATATATGGTTCCCGCCATTCCAGATTCTCTTTTTTACATTGGAAATTTTGAAATAACAAAGAACATAGGGATAATGTTGTTTTTTGCTATTATTATGATTCTGGCTTCAGTCTCCATGATTCGCGAAAATGGTAAGAAAAAGCTTGAAGCTGAAGAAATAAAATATAATTATCCGCTAATTGTTATTGAAGGAGTTGTAGTTGGAGTTTTAACCGGAATTGTGGGTGCCGGCGGTGGATTTTTAATCATCCCTGCATTAGTTCTTTTGGCAAAATTACCTATGAAAAAAGCCGTGGCGACTTCGTTGTTGATTATTGCCGTAAAATCACTGATAGGCTTTATTGGAGACGTTCAAAATATGAACATTAATTGGATTTTTTTAGCCATTTTCACCGCACTTTCCATGTTGGGAATGTTCGTAGGGATTTATCTAAATAAATTTATAGACGGAAAAAAATTGAAAAAAGGTTTCGGCTGGTTTGTGCTAATTATGGGTATCTATATTTTTTGGGCAGAAATTTCATAA
- a CDS encoding isoprenylcysteine carboxylmethyltransferase family protein has product MHRKNYVFVGFQIPLFFAFIFEIDDLKFNRLELLQPVFLILSGTGFLIILVALLQLNTNLSPFPAPKKNASLITSGLFKYIRHPMYSGIFIFLFFLSLYLTSGYKLGISILLLMLFWFKSKFEEEQLCLKYPNYSDYRQRTGRFFPKFIR; this is encoded by the coding sequence ATGCATCGTAAAAATTATGTTTTTGTAGGCTTTCAAATACCGCTTTTTTTTGCTTTTATTTTTGAAATTGATGATTTAAAATTTAACCGTTTGGAATTACTTCAACCGGTTTTTTTGATTTTAAGCGGAACAGGTTTTCTTATTATTTTAGTTGCTCTTTTGCAATTAAACACGAATCTTTCTCCCTTTCCCGCTCCAAAGAAAAATGCTTCTTTAATAACCTCTGGACTATTTAAATATATAAGACATCCAATGTATTCGGGAATATTTATTTTCCTGTTCTTCCTTTCATTGTATTTAACTTCAGGCTATAAGTTGGGAATTTCAATTTTACTGCTGATGTTATTTTGGTTTAAATCAAAATTTGAAGAAGAACAATTGTGCTTAAAGTATCCAAATTATAGTGA